One bacterium genomic window carries:
- a CDS encoding phosphoribosylformylglycinamidine cyclo-ligase: protein MRRMTNLTYRESGVDIDKADHLKSNLKDTLKTTESRVLNSVGAFSSLYDISNLEGISHPVLCLKMEEPGTKQLLAAQHGKLPSVGIDLVNHLINDTVMNGGRPLAILDTIVCGALENSVVEHLVKEMVIAANNEGCSLVGGETSEQPRVLESGRYILSAACIGVVDKEGIIDGSTIQAGDSIFAVASNGVHTNGYTLIRTLLEREPTLADVSVANGSLIEAVLTPHRCYNTPLQEIFSSLKLNGLAHITGGGIVDNTKRILPDSLDGLIDLSLVEVLEVFHVLQQAGNIPESDMLRTFNCGVGMIFIGQDDACKSSAAIFERHGMYSYKIGEIVPGSGNIQTTNSLNL, encoded by the coding sequence ATGAGACGTATGACAAATCTTACCTACCGCGAATCAGGCGTCGATATCGATAAGGCTGATCATTTAAAATCAAACCTAAAAGATACCCTCAAGACAACTGAGTCCCGTGTCTTAAATAGTGTTGGGGCATTTTCTTCTCTCTATGATATCAGCAATTTAGAGGGAATCTCACATCCAGTATTATGTCTGAAAATGGAGGAGCCTGGGACAAAGCAACTTCTTGCGGCGCAACATGGAAAACTTCCCTCCGTTGGAATAGATCTCGTCAACCATCTCATCAACGATACCGTCATGAATGGAGGTAGACCACTTGCGATATTGGATACAATCGTATGCGGTGCGCTGGAGAATAGCGTTGTCGAGCACCTGGTTAAAGAAATGGTCATCGCAGCCAACAATGAAGGGTGTAGTCTGGTCGGTGGAGAGACTTCTGAGCAACCTCGGGTCTTGGAGTCTGGTCGATACATCCTCAGTGCTGCGTGCATCGGTGTAGTTGATAAAGAGGGAATCATCGATGGCAGCACTATACAGGCTGGCGATTCTATTTTTGCTGTTGCATCGAATGGGGTGCACACAAATGGCTATACACTGATTCGAACACTCCTCGAAAGAGAGCCAACCCTTGCCGATGTGAGTGTTGCCAATGGTTCACTCATTGAGGCAGTACTTACTCCTCATCGGTGTTATAATACTCCTTTGCAAGAAATCTTCTCCTCGCTAAAGCTCAATGGCCTTGCACATATTACAGGAGGGGGAATCGTAGATAATACAAAACGAATTCTTCCAGATTCCCTAGATGGACTCATCGACCTATCTCTCGTAGAGGTTCTTGAGGTGTTTCACGTTCTTCAACAAGCTGGAAATATTCCAGAGAGCGATATGTTACGAACATTCAATTGTGGTGTTGGAATGATTTTTATCGGGCAAGATGATGCCTGTAAAAGCAGTGCGGCAATTTTTGAACGACATGGAATGTACTCCTATAAAATTGGGGAAATAGTGCCGGGGAGCGGAAATATTCAAACCACGAACTCCCTCAATTTGTAA